A DNA window from Paenibacillus andongensis contains the following coding sequences:
- a CDS encoding MFS transporter — protein sequence MNKQIGIIMLLLMTIFVGFGIIIPVLPEVVKGAGAEYHNALLLSVYSAASFLMSPIWGGLSDRIGRRPIILIGLLGFSVSFLIFGFADGNLWVMYVSRILGGLFSGAATACAVAYVADITTAENRTKGMGMVGMSIGLGFIFGPAIGGILSRWGTYLPFFVASGLALASFLFAFAILKESLSVDKRTSVKEKAPSRWTAFDGASKYLYVLSFFVSFTLAGLEATLQYYQMGKIGATPFDIGMMFLASGIVGALIQGGVVRRLVKQGAEQRVIGIGLLLSAAGFFLLLYSSSVVTAAIYLSVFGAGNALIRPCVTSLITQRTKVGQGVATGLSSSMDSLGRIAGPLLGGAVFAIAHSLPFIIGGVLCLAAILLLQRFVLVDRQTRAQQQTA from the coding sequence ATGAATAAACAGATCGGAATCATCATGCTGTTGTTGATGACTATATTCGTAGGTTTCGGGATCATCATTCCTGTGCTGCCTGAAGTTGTTAAAGGTGCAGGCGCTGAATATCATAATGCACTGCTATTATCGGTCTATTCCGCAGCCTCTTTTCTCATGTCCCCTATTTGGGGAGGACTATCGGATCGCATCGGGCGCAGACCGATTATCTTAATTGGTCTGCTTGGGTTTAGCGTTAGCTTTTTGATATTTGGATTCGCTGACGGTAATCTGTGGGTCATGTACGTATCCCGCATTCTAGGTGGATTATTCTCAGGAGCAGCAACAGCATGCGCTGTGGCTTATGTAGCTGATATTACAACCGCTGAGAATCGGACAAAAGGCATGGGTATGGTGGGAATGTCAATTGGGTTAGGCTTTATTTTCGGTCCAGCGATCGGCGGGATTTTAAGCCGCTGGGGGACGTATCTTCCATTCTTTGTAGCATCTGGTCTCGCACTAGCTTCCTTTCTTTTTGCTTTTGCTATACTGAAAGAATCGCTGTCTGTTGACAAGCGCACGTCCGTGAAGGAGAAAGCTCCATCAAGATGGACTGCTTTCGATGGAGCTTCGAAGTATCTTTATGTTTTATCATTTTTCGTATCTTTCACATTGGCAGGGCTCGAAGCGACGCTTCAGTATTACCAAATGGGCAAAATTGGCGCAACGCCATTCGATATCGGCATGATGTTCTTAGCTAGCGGTATTGTTGGCGCCTTAATCCAAGGCGGCGTTGTCCGTCGCTTGGTCAAACAGGGAGCCGAGCAGCGCGTGATCGGCATTGGGTTATTGTTATCCGCAGCAGGGTTCTTCCTGCTGCTGTACTCCAGCAGCGTAGTGACCGCTGCTATTTACTTATCGGTCTTCGGCGCAGGTAACGCCCTCATACGCCCGTGTGTGACGTCGCTGATTACACAGCGCACGAAAGTCGGTCAAGGCGTCGCGACGGGCCTCAGCTCCTCTATGGACAGTCTGGGCCGCATTGCGGGCCCACTCCTTGGAGGAGCGGTATTCGCCATCGCGCATTCGCTGCCGTTCATTATCGGCGGCGTGCTCTGCTTAGCAGCGATCCTGCTGCTTCAGCGCTTCGTTCTTGTAGATCGTCAGACGCGGGCGCAGCAGCAAACCGCCTGA
- a CDS encoding TetR/AcrR family transcriptional regulator, whose translation MSYVAKPVLLNKEVNALSQVEPWLNELLRLNDEEEKMTDKQIKIVQAAVEIFSEKGFAGSSTSEIAQKAGVAEGTIFRHYKTKKELLLSIVAPIMTKLIAPFAVKDFTKVLEADYPDVEQFLRAITVNRLEFARKHFPVIKIFMHEIPFHTELREQFKETVAVLVLEKAYKVIRHFQAEGQLIELPEATSMRLIASTIIGFLITRFLFAPDSEWDEPQEIEHTINFIMHGLSPRKP comes from the coding sequence ATGTCCTATGTTGCAAAGCCAGTTTTGCTAAATAAAGAGGTGAACGCATTGTCCCAAGTCGAACCATGGTTAAACGAGCTTCTGCGTCTAAATGACGAAGAAGAGAAGATGACCGATAAGCAGATAAAAATTGTTCAAGCGGCTGTAGAGATTTTCTCTGAGAAAGGGTTCGCTGGCTCTTCGACCAGTGAAATTGCCCAAAAAGCTGGCGTAGCGGAAGGTACCATATTCCGTCACTATAAAACGAAAAAAGAATTGCTGCTATCGATCGTTGCCCCCATTATGACGAAGCTCATTGCACCGTTTGCAGTGAAGGATTTTACCAAGGTGTTGGAAGCTGATTATCCAGATGTTGAACAATTCTTGCGCGCCATCACTGTGAATCGTTTAGAATTCGCCCGCAAGCATTTTCCGGTTATCAAAATATTCATGCATGAAATCCCTTTCCATACGGAGCTTCGTGAACAGTTTAAAGAGACAGTTGCTGTATTAGTGCTGGAAAAAGCTTATAAAGTCATACGTCACTTTCAAGCTGAGGGTCAATTAATCGAACTTCCCGAAGCTACGAGTATGCGACTGATCGCCTCGACAATTATTGGCTTCTTGATTACTCGATTTTTGTTTGCGCCCGATTCGGAATGGGATGAACCCCAAGAAATCGAGCACACGATTAACTTCATCATGCACGGCTTATCACCTCGCAAGCCATAG
- a CDS encoding ABC transporter ATP-binding protein has protein sequence MTTDLSIQVHGVSKQFDEKIVLNDITLAVPKAHIFGLLGPSGSGKTTLVRLIAGIDVPTSGTVHVLGQQMPQLAMLSKIGYMAQSDALYAELTAQENLEFFASLYGLTGTKRKQRIHDVMELVDLGSHLKKQISNYSGGMKRRLSLAISLLHEPGILILDEPTVGIDPVLRKSIWQELTNLSSQGTTILVTTHVMDEADKCHQLGMIRDGRLTAVGTPDELKQATSSATIEEAFLYYGGVKQ, from the coding sequence ATGACTACAGACCTTTCTATTCAAGTGCATGGTGTCAGCAAGCAATTTGATGAAAAGATTGTTCTGAATGACATTACTCTAGCTGTGCCGAAAGCCCATATTTTCGGATTGCTCGGCCCTTCCGGATCGGGGAAAACAACACTTGTACGTTTAATTGCTGGCATTGATGTTCCCACATCGGGGACCGTTCATGTGCTCGGGCAGCAGATGCCCCAGTTAGCGATGCTATCGAAAATCGGTTACATGGCGCAATCGGATGCCCTTTATGCAGAACTAACCGCTCAAGAGAATTTGGAGTTCTTCGCATCTTTGTATGGGTTAACGGGAACAAAGCGCAAGCAGCGCATCCATGACGTCATGGAGCTTGTTGATCTAGGATCTCATTTGAAGAAGCAGATTTCCAATTATTCTGGAGGAATGAAGCGCCGCTTATCACTCGCAATCTCTTTGCTGCACGAGCCAGGCATTCTAATTCTCGATGAGCCTACGGTGGGCATTGACCCCGTCTTACGCAAATCAATTTGGCAAGAGTTAACGAATCTCAGTTCGCAGGGCACAACGATTCTCGTGACCACCCACGTGATGGATGAAGCAGACAAATGTCATCAGCTTGGTATGATCCGTGACGGCAGACTCACGGCAGTAGGAACACCGGATGAGTTGAAACAGGCTACTTCCTCCGCAACGATTGAAGAAGCATTCTTATATTATGGAGGTGTCAAGCAATGA
- a CDS encoding MFS transporter, whose translation MVWMQKWRNNRLFSPFVIELLIIMFVVEFVKGALLLTILPVYMKTTLGASTFIIGWTLAAQYIGDNVLRTPVGWIIDKLGYRTTMLTGVLLTFVSVILIATTTQYMWMILGCALLGFGTAPLWPCVITGTTEVAGDEGKATIMSVVYMAWLSGVGLGPVAINFFVGENNYSTGFRLLIGCMTVVVLVALMLPRKSGVIRTDGEGGAEKDLVSNRAAAKPLWERIKTYLSEVRRSMSVSPLLFPAMFLQTFALGILTPILTLYAKEILKLTSFQYSMFLIAGGAVTVVFLVPMGKLVDRLGIRPFLVVGCLLSAAALLLFTFAKTMLLLYVLVAVLGAGYAFLIPSWNALIASAIPPEKRGAVWGFFLTIEGLGMIIGPIVSGKLWDVYGYHTPFLMSGLVLVVLLVLQMFISIPKKGMVR comes from the coding sequence ATGGTTTGGATGCAAAAATGGCGGAATAATCGCTTGTTTTCTCCATTTGTGATCGAATTGTTAATTATTATGTTTGTCGTCGAATTTGTGAAGGGAGCCTTGCTTTTAACGATTTTACCGGTCTATATGAAAACGACATTAGGTGCATCCACATTTATTATTGGCTGGACGCTAGCTGCTCAATATATTGGTGATAATGTGCTTCGTACACCCGTTGGCTGGATTATTGATAAGTTGGGTTACCGAACAACCATGCTTACCGGTGTGCTCCTGACATTTGTTTCGGTCATTCTAATTGCAACGACTACCCAATATATGTGGATGATCCTAGGATGTGCGCTGCTTGGCTTTGGTACGGCGCCATTATGGCCCTGTGTGATCACAGGAACGACGGAAGTGGCCGGCGACGAGGGTAAAGCTACAATTATGAGCGTTGTCTATATGGCTTGGCTCTCAGGCGTTGGGCTGGGACCGGTAGCTATTAACTTTTTCGTGGGAGAAAATAACTACAGCACCGGATTTCGATTATTGATCGGCTGCATGACGGTTGTCGTTCTTGTTGCGCTCATGCTGCCAAGAAAGAGTGGCGTAATAAGAACGGACGGAGAGGGCGGTGCGGAGAAAGATTTGGTTTCTAACCGAGCTGCTGCAAAACCACTCTGGGAGCGGATAAAAACGTATCTAAGTGAAGTACGGCGCTCAATGTCTGTCAGCCCGTTGCTATTCCCCGCGATGTTCCTGCAAACGTTCGCTCTTGGTATTCTGACTCCCATTCTCACACTCTATGCCAAAGAGATATTGAAGCTTACATCTTTTCAATACAGCATGTTTCTAATTGCTGGCGGAGCTGTTACTGTCGTTTTCTTAGTTCCGATGGGGAAGTTAGTTGATCGTCTAGGCATTCGTCCATTTTTAGTTGTGGGTTGTCTGCTAAGCGCTGCTGCGCTGCTGCTGTTTACTTTCGCGAAGACAATGCTGCTGCTCTATGTCTTGGTTGCTGTGCTTGGAGCGGGCTATGCCTTCCTTATTCCTTCTTGGAATGCACTCATTGCTTCAGCCATTCCACCGGAGAAACGAGGCGCAGTTTGGGGGTTCTTCCTAACGATTGAAGGGCTGGGGATGATCATTGGGCCGATCGTTTCCGGAAAGCTTTGGGACGTGTATGGCTATCATACGCCATTCTTGATGAGCGGCTTGGTGCTGGTCGTGCTGCTTGTTCTTCAAATGTTCATTTCCATCCCCAAAAAAGGTATGGTACGATAA
- a CDS encoding aminotransferase class I/II-fold pyridoxal phosphate-dependent enzyme, whose product MDHTRTPLFTALLTHAEKNPIQFHIPGHKKGVGMDPEFRSFIGDNALSIDLINIAPLDDLHQPMGVIEEAQKLAADAYGADHTFFSVQGTSGAIMTMIMTVCSEGDKIIVPRNVHKSVLAAIIFVGAKPVFIQPARDKNLGIDHGIPTRSVRRALEKHPDAKAVLVINPTYYGVCTNLKEIVDLVHSYNMPVLVDEAHGVLIHFHDKLPMSAMEAGADMAATSVHKLGGSMTQSSVLNVKGNRVNPKRIQTIISMLTTTSTSYILLASLDTARRHLAINGHAMAERTIELAQYTRKQINEISNLYCFGEEILGEEATYTYDPTKICVHVRKLGITGFEVENWLRDHYNIEVEMSDMYNILCLITPGDTQENVDTLLEALRELSHMNDDVVEVKEVVIKVPAIPQLTLTPRDAFYGETEILPFKDAADRIIAEFIYVYPPGIPILLPGEVITQELIDYIVEHVEVGLPVKGPEDRSVQNVKVIVETQAIF is encoded by the coding sequence GTGGATCATACCCGTACCCCCCTGTTCACTGCACTGCTCACACATGCTGAGAAAAATCCAATTCAATTCCATATTCCAGGCCATAAAAAAGGAGTCGGTATGGACCCGGAGTTTCGTTCCTTTATTGGGGACAACGCGCTATCTATCGACCTCATCAATATAGCACCGCTGGATGACCTGCATCAACCAATGGGCGTGATTGAAGAAGCTCAGAAGCTTGCTGCAGACGCCTATGGTGCTGATCATACGTTCTTCTCCGTACAAGGGACAAGCGGCGCCATTATGACCATGATTATGACCGTGTGTTCGGAAGGCGATAAAATTATCGTTCCGCGCAATGTACATAAATCCGTCTTGGCCGCGATTATTTTCGTAGGCGCTAAGCCCGTGTTCATCCAACCTGCCCGCGATAAAAACTTGGGTATTGATCACGGAATTCCTACGCGTTCTGTTCGCCGTGCACTCGAAAAGCATCCGGATGCCAAAGCTGTTCTGGTCATCAATCCGACCTACTATGGCGTATGTACCAATCTTAAAGAAATTGTTGACCTTGTTCACAGCTATAACATGCCTGTCCTTGTCGATGAAGCACATGGTGTGCTCATTCATTTCCATGATAAATTGCCGATGTCCGCGATGGAAGCTGGAGCTGATATGGCCGCGACTAGCGTTCATAAGCTAGGTGGTTCCATGACACAAAGCTCAGTCCTCAACGTGAAAGGGAATCGTGTTAATCCAAAGCGAATCCAAACGATTATTTCGATGCTTACGACAACTTCAACTTCCTATATATTGTTAGCTTCTTTAGATACTGCACGCAGACATCTGGCGATAAATGGCCATGCAATGGCCGAGCGCACGATTGAACTTGCTCAGTATACAAGAAAACAGATCAACGAAATCTCCAACCTCTACTGCTTTGGGGAAGAGATTCTGGGTGAAGAAGCGACTTACACCTATGATCCGACGAAAATATGCGTTCACGTACGCAAGCTTGGCATCACTGGCTTTGAGGTCGAGAACTGGCTGCGCGATCATTACAACATCGAAGTCGAAATGAGTGACATGTACAACATTCTCTGTCTTATAACGCCTGGTGACACCCAAGAGAACGTCGACACCCTTCTCGAAGCCTTACGCGAGCTTTCTCATATGAATGATGACGTTGTTGAAGTAAAAGAAGTTGTCATCAAAGTTCCTGCGATTCCACAACTAACTTTAACACCGCGGGATGCCTTCTATGGCGAAACCGAAATACTCCCATTCAAAGACGCTGCGGACCGCATTATTGCCGAATTTATTTATGTGTACCCGCCTGGTATTCCCATTTTGCTTCCAGGCGAAGTGATAACCCAAGAGCTTATTGATTACATTGTGGAGCATGTCGAAGTTGGGTTGCCGGTAAAAGGTCCAGAGGACCGCAGTGTTCAAAATGTGAAGGTTATCGTCGAGACGCAAGCGATTTTCTAG
- a CDS encoding ABC transporter permease gives MRIRAIVIRILRQFFHDKRTLMMMLVAPMLILFMMSLVFNGNTYVPKLGAVNVPAPLIQKLQDQNAEVITYTADEAQTELEAVHLDAIIAMNGAAPQVTLEGSDPSKNRAVLFLLQKALQSAAPASSNASSSSNLQAPAITYLHGSADMAAFDNFGPVLIGFFVFFFVFLLSGVSFLRERTGGTLERLLATPLRRWEIVVGYILGFGIFTTLQATLIAWFATSVLGLMLVGSFWYVLLITVLLALAALSLGTLISAFANNEFQMIQFIPLIIVPQVFFSGLFSLDTMSVYLRWIGVIMPLKYGADALRNIMIRGAGWDRIWLDVLVLAAFTICFMILNIVALRKHRRI, from the coding sequence ATGAGAATTCGTGCGATTGTGATCCGTATTTTACGCCAGTTCTTTCACGATAAACGAACTTTAATGATGATGCTTGTAGCTCCAATGTTAATTCTTTTTATGATGTCATTGGTGTTTAACGGCAACACCTATGTCCCAAAACTAGGCGCTGTTAATGTCCCTGCTCCGCTCATTCAAAAACTGCAGGATCAAAATGCGGAAGTAATAACCTACACGGCAGATGAAGCCCAAACTGAGCTAGAAGCTGTGCATTTGGATGCCATTATTGCGATGAATGGGGCAGCGCCGCAAGTGACCTTAGAAGGAAGCGACCCCAGTAAAAATAGAGCTGTGCTGTTCTTGCTCCAAAAAGCACTGCAAAGCGCAGCACCAGCAAGCTCTAACGCTAGCTCTAGCTCCAATTTACAAGCGCCAGCCATCACCTATTTGCATGGCTCTGCTGATATGGCGGCGTTTGACAATTTCGGTCCTGTTCTCATAGGTTTTTTCGTCTTCTTCTTCGTTTTCCTGCTCTCTGGCGTTTCGTTCTTGAGGGAACGAACCGGCGGAACCTTGGAACGACTGCTGGCCACACCGCTGCGCCGGTGGGAAATCGTTGTCGGTTATATTCTAGGCTTTGGCATATTTACAACACTCCAAGCAACGCTCATTGCATGGTTCGCCACTAGTGTGCTGGGACTTATGTTGGTCGGCTCTTTCTGGTATGTTTTGTTAATCACCGTCCTGCTAGCATTGGCTGCCTTATCACTAGGAACGCTGATTTCAGCTTTTGCAAACAATGAATTCCAGATGATTCAGTTCATTCCGCTTATTATCGTCCCCCAGGTGTTCTTCTCAGGCTTATTCAGCCTCGATACGATGTCGGTATACCTCCGCTGGATTGGTGTCATCATGCCGCTTAAATACGGTGCAGATGCCCTACGGAATATAATGATCCGCGGTGCAGGTTGGGATCGCATTTGGTTGGACGTTCTCGTGTTAGCAGCATTCACGATTTGTTTCATGATCTTAAACATAGTGGCACTCCGGAAGCACCGTAGGATATAA
- a CDS encoding copper amine oxidase N-terminal domain-containing protein, with amino-acid sequence MKVQRILALMLMFFVLSTAAVVASSIWGDFKGNNIARLIVNEETVEFGDTDVPPLIVDGKTVLPLRAVSEALQALVKWDNSNKTAYLYKPNVHMFFTTEVRKDSAIVPFGVVERGKEADFIVFAQVDNLKTNINSVRVSVVSPSGKSVITPVVKSISESKESFWLKVPLYGVSFNEAGTYVVKFAMKQDGSNDYAVVSEKQIQSE; translated from the coding sequence ATGAAAGTTCAACGGATATTAGCGTTGATGCTGATGTTTTTTGTTCTAAGTACGGCTGCAGTGGTGGCTTCATCGATATGGGGGGATTTTAAAGGTAATAATATTGCCCGATTAATCGTTAATGAAGAGACAGTGGAATTCGGGGATACAGACGTTCCTCCTCTTATTGTTGACGGTAAAACCGTTCTACCGCTACGCGCAGTAAGTGAGGCGCTTCAAGCATTGGTGAAATGGGATAACTCGAACAAGACTGCCTACTTATACAAACCAAATGTACACATGTTCTTTACGACTGAGGTGCGTAAAGACTCCGCTATCGTTCCATTCGGTGTTGTAGAGCGCGGCAAGGAAGCAGACTTTATCGTCTTTGCTCAAGTCGATAACTTGAAGACAAACATTAATTCTGTGCGGGTTTCTGTTGTTTCACCAAGTGGGAAGAGCGTTATTACACCGGTTGTGAAATCAATCTCGGAATCCAAAGAATCGTTTTGGTTGAAAGTACCTTTGTATGGCGTTTCCTTTAATGAAGCTGGTACGTATGTCGTTAAATTTGCTATGAAGCAAGATGGTTCTAACGACTATGCAGTCGTATCCGAGAAGCAGATTCAATCCGAGTAG
- a CDS encoding DUF1885 family protein, whose protein sequence is MAQSAYIKFVTGSTVAALTLDELKERLLHYRDQLSQTAKQLGWEYDEAGFPYTIETKPEGEGKWFYLKGINPLYKYIVIGVGNEQNQEKEQHYVQVVLPDDATHGDKSKGNEFCKYLSKLLKAELHLFNGRIMYFNPRK, encoded by the coding sequence ATGGCTCAAAGCGCTTATATTAAATTCGTAACAGGATCCACAGTTGCCGCACTCACCTTGGATGAACTAAAGGAAAGGCTGCTGCATTACCGTGATCAGCTCAGTCAGACAGCCAAGCAGCTTGGCTGGGAGTATGACGAGGCCGGATTCCCTTATACCATTGAGACGAAGCCGGAAGGCGAAGGCAAATGGTTCTATCTGAAAGGTATCAATCCTTTATACAAATATATTGTGATTGGTGTTGGGAATGAGCAGAACCAAGAGAAAGAGCAGCATTATGTGCAAGTCGTGTTGCCCGACGATGCCACACATGGCGACAAAAGCAAGGGCAATGAATTCTGCAAATACCTTAGTAAACTGCTGAAAGCTGAACTTCATCTATTCAACGGCAGAATCATGTATTTCAATCCCAGAAAATGA
- a CDS encoding DUF1292 domain-containing protein, with protein sequence MSDDKHDHVHGPDCDHDHEQGEDVFIVTDENGEEHEMVMVYTFQSQEQAYAVLLDRNDPEADGVIFRVEEEDDDAFLVNIEDEEEWERVVTIYNEIVAQEGEE encoded by the coding sequence GTGAGCGATGATAAGCATGATCATGTACACGGCCCGGACTGTGACCACGATCACGAGCAAGGGGAAGATGTTTTTATCGTAACGGACGAGAACGGTGAAGAGCATGAGATGGTGATGGTATATACCTTCCAATCTCAAGAGCAGGCTTATGCTGTTTTGCTCGATCGCAACGATCCTGAAGCTGACGGTGTTATTTTCCGTGTTGAAGAAGAGGACGACGATGCCTTCCTTGTCAACATTGAAGATGAAGAAGAGTGGGAACGTGTAGTGACTATTTACAATGAGATCGTAGCTCAAGAAGGCGAAGAATAA